GCGTGAAGGCGATGCCGGTGGCGGCGGTGACGTCCGGCAAGGGCGTGCTGGCGAGCGTGGACGGCCGGGACGTGGCCGTCTTCCGCCGGGGCGAGGAGCTCCTCGCCATCGGCAACGACTGCCCGCATCAAGGCGGCAGCCTCTGCGACGGCTGGGTGGAAGGCGACATCGTGGTGTGCCCGCTCCACGGCTGGGAGTTCGACATGCGCACCGGCGCCTGCATGACCGTGCCGGGGGAGAGCGTGCCGCGGTACATCGCGACCGTCGAGGACCGGACCGTCTATCTGGAAGAGGCCGAGCGGTGAGCGGGGCCGACCGCGTCCCGCTGGAGCACAAGGCCACCGCCCCGCGGTCCATCGGCTGCTTCGTGCTCACCATCTCCGACTCGAAGACCGAGGCGACCGACACCAGCGGCCGGCTCATCCGCGAGCTGCTCACCGGCGCCGGGCACACCGTCGTCGGCCACGCGATCGTGCGCGACGAGCCGACCCAGGTCACCGGGCTGATCCGGAAGGGCTGCGCGGATGCCGCCGTCGAGGCCTTCGTCCTCACCGGCGGCACCGGCGTGACCTCGCGGGACTCGACCTACGAGGCGGTGGAGGTGCTGCTCGACAAGCGGCTCACCGGCTTCGGCGAGCTGTTTCGCATGCTCTCCTACCAGGAGATCGGCGCCGCCGCCATGATGTCGCGAGCCCAGGGCGGGGTGGTGCAGGGGCGCGCGCTCTTCTCGCTGCCGGGCTCACCGAACGCCTGCCGGCTGGCGCTGGAGAAGCTGATCCTCCCCGAGCTGGGCCACGTGCTCCGCGAGGTCCGCCGATAGGGCGCCGGCCCGCCGGCCGAATAGACGGTGCGCCGCGTGCGTCTGGTGAGGCGGAGCGGGTCCGGCCCGGAATCACTCCCGCGGTATAATCGGTCCCGGCCCGAGCACCACTCACCCCCAGGAGGTTTGCAGATGCGTCTTCCGGCTCTCCCCGTCGCGCTGGCCCTCGCGCTCGTCGTGATCCAGGGGGCCATGCCACTGGCCCAGGCGGCCGAGCCGCTGTGGAAGGAGAGTCAGGGCGCCACCCCGCCGGCCGACATCGCGCGGCTGAACGACTTCATGCACGACCTGTCCGAGCGGATGAAGCCGTCGCTCGTGCAGGTGCGCGTGCGGCGGGTGGCCGAGCCGCCCGAGGGGGACCAGCCGCCGAACGCGCCCGCGCCGCCCGACGAGCGGCGCAGCTCGGGCTCGGGCTTCGTCATCCGCGAGGACGGCTACCTGGTGACGAACGCCCACGTGGTGGCCGACGCCGAGCGCATCCAGGTGCGGCTGACCGACGGCCGGCGCTTCGACGCCAGGCTGATCGGCCTCGACGAGCGGGTGGACCTGGCGCTGCTGAAGATCGACGCGACGGGCCTGCCGGTGGCGCCCCTGGGCGACTCGAACCGCACGCGCGTGGGTGAGTTCGTGCTGGCCCTCGGCCATCCGTTCGGACTCGAGCAGACCGTGTCGTTCGGCATCGTCAGCCGCAAGGGCTCGCCCATCCAGGTGGCCGCGCCCGGCTTCGAGTTCATCCAGACCGACGCCGCGGTGAATCCCGGCAACTCGGGCGGCCCGCTCGTGAACATGGCGGGCGAGGTGGTGGGCGTCAACAGCATGGCCGCGGTCAACGGCTCGATCGGCTTCGCGATCCCCGTGAACCTGGTGAAGGCCCTGCTGCCCCAGCTGGCCGAGAAGGGCAAGGTCGAATGGGGCTGGCTCGGCGTGACCATCGCCGAGGTGCCGGACGAGGAAGCCGCGAGGTTCGGGCTCAAGGAGCCCAAGGGCGTGCTGATCCGCCAGGTCGCGGCCGGCCAGCCCGCCGATCAGGGCGGCATCAAGGCCAACGACGTCGTGGTGTCCGTGGACGGCGCCTCGGTCGAGGGCCCGCGCGATCTCCAGCGCATCATCTCCAGCACCCCGGTGGGCAAGGTCGTCAAGATCTCGCTCATGCGCGAGGGCAAGGAGACCGAGGTCGCGGTCACCGTCGGCGCCTACCAGACGCCGCCGATGCCGCGCGTGCCACGCCGCATGGTGCCGGCCCCCCGGCCGCCCGCGCCCCAGCAGCCGCGCTAGGCCGGTGCGCCGCCGCGTCGGGCGCCGGGCATCGCTGGCGCTCGGCGTCTCGCTCGCGGCGGCGGTCTCGCTCGCCGCATCCGGCGGCGGTCTCGCGCCGGCCGCGGGGTGGGCCGCCGAGGTGCAGTCGCTCTTCCCCTCCGATCGCCTGACCACGCCCGATCCGCAGCAATCCACCGGACGACGGGTGGCCCTGCCGCTGCCCGATTGCGCGGTCGATGCCGCCGGCTGCGACGAGATCCGGCTGCTCAACGAGCTGGACGGCTTCAGCGTGAATCCACGGATCGCGATCCGCTTCACCGGGCCCGTGGCGCTGGAGAGCCTCACCCGCGCGACCGCGTTCCTCTTGCCGCTGATCTCGGAGCCCCGCGCCGCGCCGATCGGCCTGGCTCAGCTCGTCTGGGACGGCGAGAGCAATACCGTGTACGCGCGGCCGGAGCGCATGCTCCTGCAGGCGCGGCGCTACGCGCTGGTGCTGACCACGAAGGTGACCGATGGGGCCGGCCAGCCGCTCGCGCCGCC
Above is a window of Candidatus Methylomirabilota bacterium DNA encoding:
- a CDS encoding Rieske 2Fe-2S domain-containing protein, translated to MRVKAMPVAAVTSGKGVLASVDGRDVAVFRRGEELLAIGNDCPHQGGSLCDGWVEGDIVVCPLHGWEFDMRTGACMTVPGESVPRYIATVEDRTVYLEEAER
- a CDS encoding molybdenum cofactor biosynthesis protein B — translated: MSGADRVPLEHKATAPRSIGCFVLTISDSKTEATDTSGRLIRELLTGAGHTVVGHAIVRDEPTQVTGLIRKGCADAAVEAFVLTGGTGVTSRDSTYEAVEVLLDKRLTGFGELFRMLSYQEIGAAAMMSRAQGGVVQGRALFSLPGSPNACRLALEKLILPELGHVLREVRR
- a CDS encoding trypsin-like peptidase domain-containing protein — protein: MRLPALPVALALALVVIQGAMPLAQAAEPLWKESQGATPPADIARLNDFMHDLSERMKPSLVQVRVRRVAEPPEGDQPPNAPAPPDERRSSGSGFVIREDGYLVTNAHVVADAERIQVRLTDGRRFDARLIGLDERVDLALLKIDATGLPVAPLGDSNRTRVGEFVLALGHPFGLEQTVSFGIVSRKGSPIQVAAPGFEFIQTDAAVNPGNSGGPLVNMAGEVVGVNSMAAVNGSIGFAIPVNLVKALLPQLAEKGKVEWGWLGVTIAEVPDEEAARFGLKEPKGVLIRQVAAGQPADQGGIKANDVVVSVDGASVEGPRDLQRIISSTPVGKVVKISLMREGKETEVAVTVGAYQTPPMPRVPRRMVPAPRPPAPQQPR